In a genomic window of Mucilaginibacter sp. KACC 22063:
- a CDS encoding YfhO family protein produces the protein MGNWFKRNATHFAVIGVFIVICFLYFTPAFQGKTLGQNDVTRAQSTQKEIMDYRAKGETILWTNQILGGMPAYQIWAPYSNNITTHIISGLKAVFPSPIDTVLLLLLGAYLLFCVLKLNPWLAAAGAVAITFSTYNFILLVAGHANQAYAIAFFAPILAGIILALRGRLFIGTTLTALFLALEIRANHLQMTYYLMIAILLLVLFELYNAFKNKTLPAFAKSIAYLAVGAVLALAVNASTLWSTAEYASESIRGKSNLTKSSVKEPANGLDRDYAYEWSEGIGETMTILVPNLYGGSSSGIYSLDKNSETVKAFTTKGIPEDQAVGYVQQLGSIGVSTYWGDKTFTEGPFYFGAVVCFLFLFGLLIIKNRIKWWLLAAIILSMLLSYGRNLQWFSDIFFNYFPLYNKFRAVESIMVIAALCFPIMAYLAIKEIIETTDRTEIFKKLKLSFYIVGGITLVLAVMPDLFFSFKSKQHQQLIDYLTQALKGDSGFANSIINGLVQDRISMARMDAIRTLIFVAITFGIVWAFIKQKINVMVLSVALLGLTLIDMWQIDKRYLKDESFANRSDVQKPQPREVDTFIMRDTDPDFRVIDLTQPLKQDAITPYFYKSIGGYSAARMKRYDELIDNQLTKSVNQDVLDMLNTKYVINTDAKGQSLGMQVNNTACGHAWFVKSVKYVNNADQEMQAISSFDPKNEAIVDQKFRKMIDEKQINQDPNASITLTSYNPDHLVYQSGSTATMVAVFSEIYYDKGWKMLIDGKEQPYFRADYVLRAAQIPVGNHKIEFIFHPASYYTGEGISLAGSIILVLALGGVVYVENKKKPVKA, from the coding sequence ATGGGCAATTGGTTTAAGCGGAATGCTACGCACTTCGCTGTTATCGGAGTATTTATTGTTATATGTTTCCTGTATTTCACGCCGGCATTTCAGGGTAAAACACTGGGGCAAAATGACGTAACCCGCGCACAATCCACTCAGAAAGAGATTATGGATTACCGTGCAAAAGGTGAAACCATTTTATGGACTAACCAGATCCTTGGCGGGATGCCAGCATACCAGATATGGGCGCCTTATTCAAACAACATCACCACGCACATTATCTCTGGCTTAAAAGCCGTTTTTCCAAGCCCTATTGATACGGTATTGCTGCTCTTATTAGGCGCATATCTGCTTTTCTGTGTCTTAAAACTTAACCCGTGGTTGGCTGCTGCGGGTGCTGTAGCAATAACTTTTTCCACCTATAATTTTATATTGCTGGTTGCAGGCCACGCTAACCAGGCTTATGCAATCGCATTCTTTGCACCTATACTGGCAGGTATCATTCTTGCGCTAAGAGGGCGACTGTTTATTGGCACTACGTTAACGGCGCTTTTCCTGGCATTGGAGATCAGGGCTAACCACTTGCAGATGACGTATTACCTGATGATCGCCATTCTGCTTTTAGTGCTTTTTGAACTATACAATGCTTTCAAAAATAAAACGCTTCCGGCTTTTGCTAAATCAATAGCTTACCTGGCAGTAGGTGCTGTACTGGCGCTGGCTGTCAACGCATCTACCTTGTGGAGCACTGCCGAATATGCAAGCGAAAGTATCCGCGGTAAATCAAACCTGACTAAATCTTCTGTTAAAGAACCTGCTAACGGTTTGGACAGGGATTATGCCTACGAGTGGAGTGAAGGTATTGGCGAAACCATGACCATCTTGGTGCCTAACCTTTATGGCGGTAGTTCATCTGGTATTTATTCGCTGGATAAAAATTCAGAAACAGTAAAGGCTTTTACCACAAAAGGTATTCCCGAAGACCAGGCGGTAGGCTATGTACAGCAATTAGGCAGTATTGGCGTATCAACCTATTGGGGAGACAAAACATTCACCGAGGGCCCGTTCTATTTTGGCGCGGTTGTGTGCTTCCTGTTCCTGTTTGGCTTGCTCATCATCAAAAACCGGATTAAATGGTGGTTGCTGGCGGCCATTATTTTAAGCATGCTGCTGTCATACGGGCGCAACCTGCAGTGGTTCTCCGATATCTTCTTTAACTACTTCCCGCTGTACAATAAGTTCCGCGCGGTTGAATCCATCATGGTGATTGCTGCTTTATGCTTCCCGATTATGGCTTACTTAGCTATTAAGGAGATCATCGAAACAACTGACCGTACAGAGATTTTTAAAAAATTAAAGCTAAGCTTCTATATTGTTGGTGGTATTACCCTGGTTTTAGCTGTAATGCCCGATCTGTTCTTTAGCTTTAAATCAAAGCAACATCAACAACTAATTGATTACTTAACCCAGGCGCTTAAAGGCGACAGCGGATTTGCAAATTCAATCATCAATGGCCTGGTGCAAGACCGTATCAGTATGGCGCGGATGGATGCCATTCGTACGCTGATCTTTGTTGCAATTACGTTCGGCATAGTTTGGGCTTTCATTAAGCAAAAAATTAATGTTATGGTGCTTTCAGTGGCTTTGCTTGGCTTAACACTGATTGATATGTGGCAGATCGATAAGCGTTACCTGAAAGACGAAAGCTTTGCTAACAGGTCTGATGTACAAAAACCACAGCCGCGTGAAGTAGACACGTTCATTATGCGTGATACCGATCCTGATTTCCGTGTGATTGACTTAACCCAGCCACTTAAACAGGATGCTATTACACCATACTTCTATAAATCCATAGGTGGGTATTCTGCCGCGCGTATGAAACGCTATGATGAGTTGATTGATAACCAGCTGACCAAAAGCGTTAACCAGGATGTTTTAGACATGCTGAACACCAAATATGTGATCAATACAGATGCTAAAGGCCAAAGCCTGGGGATGCAGGTGAATAACACCGCTTGCGGACATGCATGGTTTGTAAAGAGCGTGAAGTATGTTAACAATGCCGATCAGGAAATGCAGGCCATCAGCAGCTTTGATCCTAAAAATGAGGCCATTGTTGATCAGAAGTTCCGTAAGATGATTGACGAAAAACAGATCAATCAGGACCCTAACGCCAGCATTACACTTACCAGCTACAATCCAGATCACCTGGTTTATCAAAGCGGTTCTACAGCAACAATGGTAGCTGTATTCTCAGAGATATATTATGATAAAGGCTGGAAAATGTTGATTGATGGTAAAGAGCAACCTTATTTCCGTGCCGATTACGTATTACGTGCGGCTCAGATCCCGGTAGGTAACCACAAAATCGAATTTATATTCCACCCGGCATCTTACTACACCGGTGAAGGCATTTCACTCGCAGGGTCAATTATCCTTGTGCTTGCCCTTGGTGGTGTGGTGTATGTAGAAAACAAGAAGAAACCGGTTAAAGCATAA
- a CDS encoding DUF4834 family protein: MLLIRFLIISICVLYIVRSLVRIFLPMLFQGMVNKAQQQYNNQQQQQYRQQKPTGSIKVEYMPPAKKSSVPDSEGEFVDYEEVK, from the coding sequence ATGCTTTTGATCCGTTTTCTGATCATTTCCATATGTGTGCTTTATATTGTGCGTAGTTTAGTGCGCATATTTTTGCCTATGCTGTTTCAGGGCATGGTAAATAAAGCGCAGCAGCAATATAATAACCAACAGCAGCAACAATACCGTCAGCAAAAGCCAACTGGCTCTATTAAGGTGGAGTACATGCCGCCTGCAAAAAAATCAAGCGTGCCCGACTCTGAAGGCGAGTTTGTAGACTACGAAGAAGTAAAATAA
- the uvrB gene encoding excinuclease ABC subunit UvrB: protein MDFKLNSHYFPTGDQPEAIRQLVEGVNTGENYQTLLGVTGSGKTFTVANVIAQTQKPTLVLSHNKTLAAQLYGEFKQFFPENAVNYFVSYYDYYQPEAFIPTTNTYIEKDLQINEEIEKLRLRTTSSLMSGRRDVIVVSSISCIYGMGNPEDFSNSVFKFAVGTRISRNAFLHRLVEILYSRTTAEFKRGTFRVKGDTVDIYPAYLDYAYRISFFGDDIEELSSFDPGTGKTIEKMTHMVLFPANLYVAPRDRFTQSIWAIQEELEMRKQQFIDEKRFLEAKRLEERVNYDLEMIRELGYCSGIENYSRFFDGRKPGARPFCLLDYFPDDYLMVIDESHVTVPQIRAMYGGDRSRKISLVEYGFRLPAALDNRPLNFQEFERLAPQTIYVSATPGDFELEKSDGVVVEQVIRPTGLLDPVIEIRPVINQVDDLLDEVDKTIKMGDRVLVTTLTKRMAEELAKYMDRLGIKCRYIHSEVKTLQRVEILRGLRLGEFDVLIGINLLREGLDLPEVSLVAILDADKEGFLRSERSLIQTIGRAARNDRGRVIMYADTITDSMQITIEETNRRREKQIAYNEEHGIVPKTVGKSKEAIIEQTSVVDFKGGVQRPYIEEEDVIANIAADPIVQYMSKADLKKAIDNTKKDMLAAAKDMDFLQAAKLRDEMFALEKMMAEK from the coding sequence ATGGATTTCAAACTAAATTCGCATTATTTCCCAACCGGCGATCAGCCGGAAGCCATCAGGCAACTGGTTGAGGGCGTTAACACCGGTGAAAACTATCAAACATTATTAGGGGTAACCGGCTCTGGTAAAACGTTTACTGTGGCCAATGTAATTGCGCAAACGCAAAAACCTACGCTGGTACTTAGCCATAACAAAACACTGGCTGCACAGCTGTATGGCGAGTTTAAGCAGTTCTTCCCTGAAAATGCGGTTAACTACTTTGTATCCTATTACGATTATTACCAGCCCGAGGCATTTATCCCAACCACCAATACTTACATAGAGAAAGACCTACAGATAAATGAAGAGATAGAAAAGCTTCGTCTGCGCACTACTTCGTCTTTAATGTCGGGCCGCAGGGATGTTATCGTGGTGTCGTCTATCTCATGTATCTATGGTATGGGTAACCCCGAAGACTTTTCCAATTCGGTATTTAAATTTGCGGTAGGGACACGCATTAGCCGCAACGCCTTTCTGCACAGGCTGGTGGAGATACTTTATTCGCGCACAACAGCCGAATTTAAACGCGGTACATTCCGTGTTAAGGGCGATACAGTAGATATTTATCCGGCTTATTTGGATTACGCTTACCGTATATCTTTTTTCGGTGATGATATTGAAGAGTTGAGCAGCTTTGATCCGGGCACGGGTAAAACTATAGAGAAAATGACCCACATGGTGCTGTTCCCGGCTAACCTTTACGTTGCCCCACGCGACAGGTTCACGCAATCAATATGGGCCATACAGGAAGAACTGGAAATGCGCAAGCAGCAGTTTATAGATGAAAAACGTTTCCTGGAAGCCAAACGACTGGAAGAAAGGGTTAACTACGATTTGGAAATGATCCGTGAGTTGGGTTATTGCTCGGGTATCGAAAATTATTCACGTTTTTTCGATGGCCGCAAGCCTGGTGCAAGGCCGTTCTGTTTGCTGGATTATTTTCCGGACGATTACCTGATGGTGATCGATGAGAGCCACGTGACCGTTCCACAGATCCGCGCCATGTATGGCGGTGACCGTTCGCGTAAAATATCCCTGGTTGAATATGGTTTTCGCTTGCCTGCGGCTTTAGATAACCGTCCGCTTAACTTCCAGGAATTTGAAAGGCTGGCACCTCAAACCATTTACGTGAGTGCAACGCCCGGCGATTTTGAACTGGAGAAATCTGATGGTGTGGTGGTGGAACAGGTGATTCGCCCTACGGGTCTCCTTGATCCGGTAATTGAAATTCGCCCCGTAATTAACCAGGTGGACGATCTGCTGGACGAGGTGGACAAAACCATTAAAATGGGAGACCGTGTACTGGTAACCACCTTAACTAAACGTATGGCGGAAGAACTTGCCAAATACATGGACAGACTGGGTATCAAATGCCGTTACATTCACTCGGAAGTAAAAACCTTGCAGCGTGTGGAAATATTACGTGGCTTGCGATTAGGTGAGTTTGATGTATTGATCGGTATCAACTTATTACGGGAAGGCTTGGACTTACCCGAGGTATCGTTAGTGGCAATTTTAGATGCGGATAAAGAAGGTTTCCTGCGTTCGGAACGCTCATTGATACAAACCATTGGCCGTGCTGCGCGTAATGACCGCGGCCGTGTGATTATGTATGCTGATACGATTACAGATAGCATGCAGATCACGATTGAGGAAACTAACCGCCGCCGGGAAAAGCAGATTGCTTATAATGAGGAGCACGGCATTGTACCTAAAACGGTTGGTAAATCTAAAGAAGCGATCATTGAGCAAACTTCGGTTGTCGACTTTAAAGGAGGTGTACAGCGCCCTTATATTGAAGAGGAGGATGTGATAGCTAACATAGCGGCCGACCCTATTGTACAATACATGAGCAAAGCCGACCTGAAAAAAGCGATAGACAATACCAAGAAGGATATGCTTGCCGCAGCTAAAGACATGGACTTTTTACAGGCCGCCAAACTGCGCGACGAGATGTTCGCTTTGGAAAAAATGATGGCGGAGAAATAA
- a CDS encoding YjjG family noncanonical pyrimidine nucleotidase, producing the protein MKYRHIFFDLDHTIWDFDKNAEETLQELFLQYGLGELGLQSELFIETYTQNNHRLWAEYHLGKITKATLRELRFKQTFLDLGMHPDIIPAGFEDDYVRICPTKLNLFPEAHETLQYLSGKYRLHLISNGFKEATTIKVSNTDLVKYFDNVVISELVGVNKPDKAIFEHALQLADAQKKESVMIGDSLEADIYGALNFGMDAIYFNPNSLPKPQDVPVQISHLRELRDML; encoded by the coding sequence ATGAAATACCGCCACATTTTCTTCGACCTTGACCATACCATCTGGGATTTTGATAAAAACGCTGAAGAAACCCTGCAAGAACTTTTTTTGCAATACGGTTTGGGCGAACTTGGGTTGCAATCGGAGCTTTTCATTGAAACATATACACAAAACAACCACCGCCTGTGGGCTGAATACCATTTAGGAAAAATCACCAAAGCTACTTTACGTGAGCTGCGTTTTAAGCAAACCTTTCTGGATTTGGGCATGCACCCTGATATAATACCTGCCGGATTTGAAGATGACTATGTACGCATTTGCCCTACCAAGCTTAACCTGTTTCCCGAAGCGCATGAAACCCTGCAGTACCTGAGCGGAAAGTACCGACTGCATTTAATATCAAACGGTTTTAAAGAGGCAACCACTATAAAAGTAAGCAATACTGATCTGGTTAAATACTTTGATAACGTTGTAATTTCAGAACTGGTTGGTGTAAATAAACCTGACAAAGCTATTTTTGAACATGCCTTACAATTGGCCGATGCGCAGAAAAAAGAAAGCGTCATGATCGGCGACAGCCTGGAAGCCGACATTTATGGTGCGCTTAATTTTGGCATGGATGCCATTTATTTTAACCCTAACAGCCTGCCCAAACCCCAAGATGTACCTGTGCAAATTTCACATTTAAGAGAATTGCGGGATATGCTATAA
- a CDS encoding glycosyltransferase, which produces MANKQIFQADTPKRWNRFKWLSRILVIILASAVVAAAITITSKQYPSLPNLDPAPKKLSNQEIDQLKKSKKFKDFKIQKAEIEALARARKLHQLKHPNNKDRLNAAFYRAWEPQAYTSLVDYIGRVDMIVSEGFSISPNADTVKAAMDTGLLNLNKKYHKPIVVSITNYINFNATQGAFDSKDVVRIVKNKAARTTFINSLIGQLTKYQFKGINLAFDDIPNRNTKEYFAFQQELYNALHAKGFLVTQNVIPDDEQYDLKSLQKVNDFLFVMAIDQHNETSNAGDVSHQHWVEEILDRVCSIVPSEKIILTIAGGGYDWPENSIGKSIGYQQAVSTAKEHSKEIIYDPVSANLHFNYLDKDSLQHTVYFTDAAANFNIVRMADDWATGGVALWRFGSEDPRLWTFFQKNLSIDSLRKTGIDIKHLETVGLNNKIDYDGTGEVLDLITRPTIGQIKLSLDTNSYVITNQKYIKLPTKYVIRRYGYKPKKVVLTFDDGPDPDYTPRILDILKREHVPAAFFVVGSMAEKNIPILRREFDEGYEIGNHTFFHPDISTISLQRVSLELNATRKLIESVTGKSTILFRPPFNADAEPSTLAEVIPVEESRKQSYINIGESIDPWDWQPGVTADSIIARTIRESKRVEGSMILLHDAGGDTREETVKALPAIIHYFKSQGYTFTTIADLIDKKKDDLMPPIKDEANSGITGSLYNMFIVGYFLGNWFIMYLFLTAIFLAIGRIVLIGILAVRQHIEDKKTMQKRLDNAVLRPVSIVVPAYNEEVTAIKTIESLLKLEYPELEIIFVDDGSKDRTFEVVDNAYGNHPLVQVLTKPNGGKASALNFGITYAKNEYVVCIDADTQLKNDAIYHLMTYFTDDEIGAVAGTVKVGNETNLITRWQSIEYTTAQNMDRRAFDLLNSITVVPGAIGAFRKSAIFKAGGFTSDTLAEDCDLTMRILKQGYIVRNCAESIAYTEAPESLGMLLKQRFRWSFGVIQSFWKNRDALFNKKYKFFGMVGMPNILIFQIILPLFSPLADLLMIIGLFSDKPWKILTYYLVFILVDCVVSFIAFWMEREDYKKLVYIIPQRFIWRQLMYYVLFKSIRKAVKGELSGWGVLKRTGTVNVKETEEKQDAGS; this is translated from the coding sequence AGAAAGCAGAAATTGAAGCGCTGGCCCGTGCCAGGAAATTGCATCAACTGAAACACCCCAACAATAAAGACCGGCTTAACGCTGCCTTTTACCGCGCATGGGAGCCACAGGCTTACACTTCACTGGTTGATTACATTGGCCGTGTAGATATGATCGTAAGCGAGGGCTTTTCTATCTCACCCAATGCCGATACCGTTAAAGCAGCTATGGATACAGGCTTGCTTAATCTTAATAAAAAGTACCACAAGCCGATAGTTGTCTCTATTACCAACTACATCAATTTTAACGCTACACAGGGTGCGTTTGACAGTAAAGATGTTGTACGAATTGTTAAGAACAAGGCTGCGCGAACCACCTTTATCAACAGCCTTATCGGGCAGCTGACCAAATATCAGTTCAAAGGCATTAACCTTGCTTTTGATGATATTCCAAACCGCAACACTAAAGAATATTTTGCCTTTCAGCAGGAACTTTATAATGCCCTTCATGCAAAAGGTTTTCTGGTAACGCAAAACGTTATACCGGATGATGAGCAATATGACCTGAAATCTTTGCAAAAAGTAAACGACTTCCTTTTTGTAATGGCCATTGACCAGCATAACGAAACCAGTAATGCCGGGGATGTATCGCACCAGCACTGGGTTGAAGAAATACTGGATAGAGTGTGCAGTATAGTGCCCAGCGAAAAGATTATCCTGACTATTGCGGGCGGGGGGTATGACTGGCCTGAGAACAGCATCGGAAAATCAATCGGCTATCAACAAGCGGTAAGTACGGCCAAAGAGCATAGTAAAGAAATTATCTATGATCCGGTTTCTGCCAACCTGCATTTCAACTATCTGGATAAGGACAGCCTTCAGCATACGGTGTATTTTACAGATGCCGCTGCTAATTTTAATATCGTTCGTATGGCCGACGACTGGGCTACAGGCGGCGTTGCTTTATGGCGTTTTGGCTCTGAAGATCCGCGTTTATGGACGTTCTTCCAGAAGAATTTATCTATTGATTCGTTACGTAAAACAGGTATAGATATTAAACATCTGGAAACTGTAGGCTTAAATAATAAGATTGATTACGACGGCACAGGTGAGGTGTTGGATCTGATCACCAGGCCAACCATAGGCCAGATCAAATTATCACTGGATACGAATAGTTATGTAATCACCAATCAAAAATATATTAAGCTGCCTACCAAATACGTGATCAGACGGTATGGTTACAAGCCTAAAAAAGTAGTGCTTACTTTTGATGATGGCCCCGATCCTGATTACACGCCGCGTATTCTGGATATATTAAAAAGAGAACATGTTCCGGCTGCGTTTTTTGTGGTGGGTTCAATGGCCGAAAAGAATATCCCTATTCTTCGCCGGGAGTTTGACGAAGGGTATGAAATTGGTAATCACACGTTTTTTCACCCCGATATTTCTACCATTAGCCTGCAAAGGGTAAGCCTTGAGCTGAATGCCACCCGTAAGCTTATCGAATCTGTTACCGGGAAAAGCACCATTCTGTTCCGGCCGCCATTCAATGCCGATGCCGAGCCAAGTACGCTTGCCGAAGTTATACCGGTAGAAGAAAGCCGTAAGCAGAGCTATATCAACATTGGGGAATCTATTGATCCTTGGGACTGGCAGCCCGGGGTTACTGCTGACAGTATTATTGCCCGTACCATTCGCGAATCAAAACGTGTGGAAGGGTCCATGATCCTGTTGCATGATGCCGGTGGCGATACACGCGAAGAAACGGTAAAAGCATTGCCTGCAATTATTCATTACTTTAAATCGCAGGGTTACACTTTTACCACCATTGCCGACCTGATCGATAAGAAAAAGGATGACCTGATGCCGCCTATTAAAGACGAAGCGAATAGCGGTATTACGGGCAGCCTTTACAATATGTTTATTGTTGGCTATTTCCTGGGCAACTGGTTTATCATGTATCTGTTTCTTACCGCTATTTTCCTGGCAATTGGCCGGATCGTACTTATTGGTATTTTAGCGGTACGCCAGCATATAGAAGATAAAAAGACAATGCAGAAACGGCTGGACAATGCCGTGTTAAGGCCGGTTAGTATTGTTGTGCCTGCTTATAATGAAGAAGTTACGGCAATAAAGACCATTGAAAGCCTGCTAAAGCTTGAATATCCTGAATTGGAGATCATTTTTGTTGATGACGGATCAAAGGACCGTACTTTTGAAGTGGTAGATAATGCTTATGGCAACCACCCGCTGGTACAGGTACTTACCAAGCCTAATGGGGGCAAGGCCTCGGCATTAAACTTTGGCATTACCTATGCCAAGAATGAGTACGTGGTATGTATAGACGCGGATACACAGCTGAAGAATGATGCGATTTATCACCTGATGACCTATTTTACAGATGATGAAATTGGTGCAGTGGCGGGTACGGTAAAGGTAGGTAACGAGACTAACCTGATCACCAGATGGCAGTCGATAGAATACACCACCGCTCAGAATATGGATCGCCGGGCTTTTGATTTACTCAACAGTATTACGGTAGTGCCGGGCGCGATAGGTGCATTCAGAAAATCGGCCATATTTAAAGCCGGTGGTTTTACTTCTGATACCTTAGCCGAAGATTGCGATCTTACCATGCGCATCCTGAAACAAGGTTACATTGTTAGAAACTGCGCCGAATCCATTGCTTACACAGAGGCGCCTGAGTCGTTAGGTATGTTGCTGAAGCAACGCTTCCGCTGGAGTTTTGGTGTGATACAAAGTTTCTGGAAAAACCGCGATGCGCTCTTCAATAAAAAGTATAAATTTTTTGGGATGGTAGGTATGCCTAATATCCTGATCTTCCAAATCATATTGCCATTATTTTCGCCGCTTGCCGACCTGCTAATGATCATTGGCTTATTCAGTGACAAGCCGTGGAAGATACTTACCTATTACCTGGTATTTATCCTGGTAGACTGTGTTGTATCCTTCATTGCATTCTGGATGGAACGAGAGGATTATAAGAAACTGGTTTACATTATTCCGCAGCGTTTTATCTGGCGACAGCTGATGTATTACGTTTTATTTAAATCTATTCGCAAGGCAGTAAAAGGCGAATTAAGCGGATGGGGAGTGTTGAAACGTACGGGTACTGTTAATGTAAAAGAGACCGAAGAGAAGCAGGATGCTGGTAGTTAG